The Jaculus jaculus isolate mJacJac1 chromosome 3, mJacJac1.mat.Y.cur, whole genome shotgun sequence genome includes the window TGCACCAGCACCAGGAGGCTCATGACCAGGGCCATGGAGAAGAAGACTCCCAGGAAGAAACGGTCCATCACGCGGGCCAGACGCTTCCAGTCTTCGTGGCGGCGCTGGGCAGCCCTGTGACTTCGGAAGGTGCCCGCGATGCTAGCTATGTGGCACAGGAGGGCTTCCTGGTGGCAGAGGCATCGCGGCTCACGGCAGGGGCTCGCTGCGGGGCCGGCAGGAGGCTGGAGGCTGGGGGCTGACTCCGGTGGTCTGGACTTCCCACAGGGCTCCCCTCGCTCCCGCACACACAGGCCCCTTGCTAGATGTCCCAGCAGTAGAACGCGAGCCCAGGCTGGCACCGGGCGGGCGCTGGGCCCACAGTAATGCAGGTTCATGATGAGGATGGTGAGCGCTGTGGAGAACGTGACCATGGTCATGGTGGCCATGTAGTATTTCCCTGAAACAGAGAAAGCCAGAGTGCGGGCAAAACATGAGATCAAGGGTGGTGAACTTCCCAGCTGCCTCTCCATAAACAAGAAGACGCCGCCTCAGGGTTCTCGGAACCCTTTGAAGGCCAGGAAAGAGGTTAGATAGGATGATGGAGGGAAACTCGAGTTCTTCCCACTCCTCATGCCCACCAGGGCTCTCGGCGGCGGCTCGCTCTGCTCCCTCGCCGTTCCAGCCGTCGTCGGAGGGCCTCAGCCACGGGCACGAGATGGTTGGATACCAGCCCTTCCTGCAACCAGCGCAccaagaggccctgcctcaccTGTGGGTGGTGATGCTCACCCGAGTCCATCCGTGCACTGCATACATTTTAGCCTTCCGGGACATGAAGGCTTCCTTGCCATTTGGGGTGCTCTCCCCAAAGGGCtattccttccccccaccccacctcacacCCTCAACGTGAGCTCCCTCCCGGAGCCGAGCCcccttctcccccgccccccctccccgccccgggGCGGAGCTCACCGATGAGCGGCACGCTCTCGGCGGGCGGCATGCTCTCGGCCAGGATGAGCTGGAAGACGGTGAGCGCCAGCAGCACGGTGACGCCGAGCGACACCTTCTCGCCCGAGTCTGCGGGCAGGTGGAAGGCCAGCGGCGCGAGCAGCGAGATGAGCACGCAGGGCAGCAGCAGGTTGCACACGTAGGCGGCGGCGCGGCGGCGCAGCAGCAGCGTGAAGGTCACGTCCGGGTAGGGCTCGGAGCAGCAGCCGTAGGTGAGCACGCGCCGCCGCGCCGGCATGCCCAGCACGCGCCACTCCACGTTCTCCACGAAGTCCGCCAGGCTGGCCGAGGCGCCGCGCGCGCGCACGTCCAGCTGGTGCCCGCCGTGCGTCCACGAGCCGAACGTCAGGCCGCAGCGCTGCGAGTCGAACGGGAAGGCCGACACGTCCACGCGGCACGAGCTGCGCGTGATGGCCGGCGCGTCCCAGCGCACCGCGCCGTCGTGCCGCACGACCACGTTGGTGCTGGCGGAGGCCGACGGCTGCGTGTC containing:
- the Chrna10 gene encoding neuronal acetylcholine receptor subunit alpha-10, producing MEPRSHHLFAGLLLLLLLPTEGLGAEGRLAHKLFRNLFANYTNALRPVADTDQTLNVTLEVTLSQIIDMDERNQVLTLYLWIRQEWTDAYLQWDPNAYGGLDAIRIPSSLVWRPDIVLYNKADTQPSASASTNVVVRHDGAVRWDAPAITRSSCRVDVSAFPFDSQRCGLTFGSWTHGGHQLDVRARGASASLADFVENVEWRVLGMPARRRVLTYGCCSEPYPDVTFTLLLRRRAAAYVCNLLLPCVLISLLAPLAFHLPADSGEKVSLGVTVLLALTVFQLILAESMPPAESVPLIGKYYMATMTMVTFSTALTILIMNLHYCGPSARPVPAWARVLLLGHLARGLCVRERGEPCGKSRPPESAPSLQPPAGPAASPCREPRCLCHQEALLCHIASIAGTFRSHRAAQRRHEDWKRLARVMDRFFLGVFFSMALVMSLLVLVQAL